Proteins found in one Streptococcus iniae genomic segment:
- a CDS encoding IS3-like element IS981 family transposase (programmed frameshift): MKKRYSKEFKETLIAFYHSGQSVTQLSKEYDVAPATIYKWIDLYSKSNESSVSKADFLELKRQLAKVKEERDNLKKSIDHIRREKEVSAADMAQTIQTLALNVRLSCQLLDVPESSYYERINRHPSKTQLRRQYLSLKISQLFNANRGIYGAPKIHHLLFKQGEKVGLKLVQKLMKQLQLKSVVIKKFKPGYSLSDHINRKNLIQTEPTKKNKVWSTDITYIPTQQGWAYLSTIMDRYTKKVIAWDLGKRMTVELVQRTLNKAIKSQDYPEAVILHSDQGSQYTSLEYEELLKYYGMTHSFSRRGYPYHNASLESWHGHLKREWVYQFKYKNFEEAYQSIFWYIEAFYNSKRIHQSLGYL, encoded by the exons ATGAAAAAACGCTACTCAAAAGAATTTAAAGAAACCCTTATCGCCTTCTATCATTCTGGTCAATCCGTCACCCAGCTGTCTAAAGAATACGACGTGGCCCCTGCAACAATTTATAAATGGATAGACCTCTACTCTAAATCTAATGAAAGCTCCGTCTCTAAAGCTGATTTTCTAGAATTAAAAAGACAACTGGCTAAAGTTAAGGAAGAACGAGACA ATCTTAAAAAAAGTATTGACCATATTCGCCGAGAAAAAGAAGTGAGTGCTGCGGATATGGCTCAAACCATACAAACTTTAGCACTCAATGTCAGACTAAGCTGTCAACTCCTTGATGTTCCTGAATCAAGTTATTATGAACGGATTAACCGACATCCATCTAAAACTCAATTAAGGAGACAATACCTGTCACTCAAAATTTCTCAACTCTTCAATGCTAACCGAGGAATCTATGGTGCTCCTAAAATTCATCATCTTCTATTTAAACAAGGGGAAAAAGTCGGGTTAAAACTGGTACAGAAGCTAATGAAGCAACTTCAACTCAAGTCTGTAGTCATTAAGAAATTTAAGCCTGGATACTCACTAAGTGATCACATCAATCGAAAAAATCTCATACAGACTGAACCTACAAAGAAAAATAAGGTTTGGTCAACCGACATTACTTATATTCCTACTCAACAAGGATGGGCTTATCTCTCAACCATTATGGATCGTTATACTAAAAAAGTCATTGCTTGGGATTTGGGCAAGCGAATGACTGTAGAATTAGTGCAAAGAACTTTAAATAAGGCCATTAAATCACAAGACTATCCAGAAGCTGTTATTCTTCATTCTGACCAAGGAAGCCAGTATACGAGTCTAGAGTATGAAGAGTTGCTTAAGTATTATGGGATGACTCACTCTTTCAGTCGAAGGGGATACCCTTATCATAATGCCAGTCTTGAATCTTGGCATGGACATTTAAAAAGAGAGTGGGTGTATCAATTTAAATATAAGAACTTTGAAGAAGCCTATCAGAGTATTTTCTGGTACATCGAAGCCTTTTATAATTCAAAACGAATCCATCAAAGTTTAGGGTATCTTTGA
- a CDS encoding peptidoglycan bridge formation glycyltransferase FemA/FemB family protein encodes MEIISVGKSEFLACQENFVTSNFLQSYQIFELQDDRGHFDLVESVVFVKDNSIVGLAIIDYRKKCYFFKEALLIQGPVLDYDNTELLSEAIWALEKHVLSRKACRLMCHPYLKRLRLNENLQEIGQVENEATRSLFLKKGYCHSFDPEFLMNGMAQAFIKDLSLYDNSQAISKNYATALCRNIKKYKESCVKVRELTKDEIPIFYDILLKTSDRKQFSVQDIDFFYKMKEVFQEQAKFMMAYLDTEAYLSYLNENCDRLQLEIESLLLKDDSKKRNTAIKNAQQQLTSFQKRRDEYNSMFISEAFLPLSSYLFIEYGDELISYAGGNLEDYLIFGGATLINAHMIAYAKNNAIKYFNFGGTIETSKSKQGIGNFKFKKQFGGELVQFLGSFTKSLNTTGKLLTFYDRYFS; translated from the coding sequence ATGGAAATCATAAGTGTTGGAAAGAGTGAATTTTTGGCATGCCAAGAAAACTTTGTGACATCAAACTTTTTGCAGTCGTATCAAATTTTTGAATTGCAAGATGATCGAGGTCATTTCGATTTGGTAGAGTCTGTTGTGTTTGTAAAAGATAATAGTATTGTTGGTTTAGCAATTATTGATTATAGAAAGAAATGTTATTTTTTCAAAGAAGCTTTGCTGATTCAAGGTCCAGTTTTGGATTATGATAATACTGAGTTGCTTAGTGAGGCCATTTGGGCTCTTGAGAAGCATGTTCTAAGTCGTAAGGCTTGCCGTTTGATGTGTCACCCTTATTTAAAGCGTTTACGGCTAAATGAAAATTTACAAGAGATTGGACAAGTGGAAAATGAAGCTACCAGGTCTCTTTTTCTTAAGAAAGGCTACTGCCACTCTTTTGATCCTGAATTTTTAATGAATGGTATGGCGCAAGCTTTTATTAAGGATTTGTCGTTGTATGACAATAGCCAGGCTATTTCAAAAAATTATGCTACTGCTCTTTGCCGGAATATCAAAAAATACAAGGAATCATGTGTCAAGGTTCGAGAATTGACAAAGGATGAGATTCCAATCTTTTATGATATTTTACTGAAAACATCTGATCGAAAACAATTTTCTGTACAAGATATAGACTTTTTTTACAAAATGAAAGAGGTTTTTCAGGAACAAGCAAAGTTTATGATGGCTTACTTAGATACAGAAGCTTACTTGTCCTACCTAAATGAGAATTGTGATCGGTTGCAACTTGAAATAGAGTCCTTATTGCTGAAGGATGATTCAAAAAAACGTAATACTGCCATAAAAAATGCTCAGCAGCAATTGACAAGTTTTCAAAAAAGACGAGATGAGTACAACAGTATGTTTATTTCAGAAGCTTTCTTACCTTTGTCTTCTTATCTATTTATTGAATATGGTGATGAATTAATTAGTTATGCTGGCGGTAATTTGGAAGACTATCTCATTTTTGGTGGCGCAACACTTATTAATGCTCATATGATTGCTTATGCCAAAAATAATGCCATAAAATACTTTAATTTTGGTGGGACCATTGAAACCTCTAAAAGCAAGCAAGGAATAGGGAATTTTAAATTTAAAAAACAATTTGGTGGGGAACTTGTTCAGTTTTTAGGTAGTTTTACGAAATCACTTAATACTACTGGCAAGTTACTGACTTTTTATGATAGGTATTTTTCCTAA
- a CDS encoding threonine/serine exporter family protein, which produces MGMILQILGAYVATATSGVILGIPRHLVFQTGAIGALGYMVYLLTSLKTDIAVATLCGGIVIALLSQIAARLLKAPVTIFYIPSYFPLVPGAGVYKIAYYYIQGNSHLAGKNFIESMMVSGAIALSVYLVDSFLEIYNHLKNQKI; this is translated from the coding sequence ATGGGCATGATATTACAAATCTTAGGAGCCTATGTGGCGACAGCAACATCAGGTGTCATTCTAGGCATTCCACGTCATTTAGTTTTTCAAACAGGAGCTATTGGAGCATTAGGTTATATGGTTTATCTCCTAACTTCCTTAAAAACAGATATTGCTGTAGCTACACTGTGTGGTGGCATTGTTATTGCCTTATTATCACAGATTGCTGCTAGACTATTAAAAGCTCCAGTGACCATTTTTTATATCCCAAGTTATTTCCCTTTGGTACCTGGAGCAGGCGTTTATAAAATAGCCTATTACTATATTCAAGGGAATAGTCATTTAGCCGGCAAAAATTTTATTGAATCCATGATGGTATCTGGAGCAATAGCATTATCGGTTTATTTAGTAGACTCCTTTTTAGAAATTTATAATCACCTCAAAAATCAAAAAATCTAG
- a CDS encoding threonine/serine ThrE exporter family protein: protein MTEKYNKYVVKVATLAGITMLESNAECYRVENTVSRILEVSHQPVREVFANTTGLFITLDGPDLDEPITLIKRIKERNTNLRKIHTVNQISRDLTSGKITIEKAHDALLNIKASDYSVHLVSLSTVLLVLSFAILLGGNVSEIILSLIAALLLLFSYRLKNLLQLNDFIFGTVATLMVATVIPLIIHVLGNSRPSFDIVVISVLMPLFPGTAFTNGFRDSFKGDYGAGITKIVEALIIAISLGVGVALGLFIAKGIISWA, encoded by the coding sequence ATGACAGAAAAATACAATAAATATGTGGTCAAAGTAGCAACCTTGGCTGGTATTACCATGTTAGAGTCAAATGCTGAATGCTATCGTGTCGAAAATACTGTTTCACGCATTTTGGAAGTTAGCCATCAACCTGTTAGAGAAGTTTTTGCTAATACAACTGGCTTATTTATTACACTTGATGGACCAGATTTAGACGAACCCATCACCCTTATTAAGCGTATTAAAGAACGCAATACCAATCTGAGAAAAATTCACACTGTCAATCAGATTTCTAGAGATTTAACTTCTGGAAAAATCACCATTGAAAAGGCTCATGATGCCTTACTTAACATTAAAGCAAGTGATTACTCAGTGCATCTAGTTTCACTATCAACCGTATTATTGGTATTATCATTTGCAATCTTATTAGGAGGCAATGTCAGTGAAATCATTTTATCACTGATTGCAGCTTTGCTGCTATTGTTTTCTTATCGCTTAAAAAATCTATTACAACTAAACGACTTTATTTTTGGAACAGTAGCCACACTAATGGTAGCAACTGTAATTCCTCTGATTATCCATGTATTAGGAAATAGCCGGCCTTCATTTGATATCGTTGTTATTTCTGTATTAATGCCACTTTTTCCTGGTACAGCATTTACCAATGGTTTTCGCGATTCCTTTAAAGGAGACTATGGCGCTGGGATTACTAAGATTGTTGAAGCCTTAATTATCGCTATTAGCTTGGGAGTAGGAGTGGCCTTAGGACTATTTATTGCAAAGGGGATTATCTCATGGGCATGA
- a CDS encoding cupin domain-containing protein: MTFDYKDHGKEKYVVNIEDYTKENDNYRTTIWTGDKLQVTLMSIQPGDDIGLEVHMGIDQFLRIEEGKGLCQMGDAEDNLTFEKEVTDDDVILVPADSWHNVTNIGDTPLKIYSIYAGPDHLPGTIHKTHEDAHNDPNEH; this comes from the coding sequence ATGACATTTGATTATAAGGACCACGGAAAAGAAAAATACGTTGTTAATATTGAAGATTACACCAAAGAAAATGACAATTACAGAACAACAATCTGGACTGGTGATAAACTTCAAGTGACATTGATGTCCATCCAACCTGGTGACGATATTGGTTTGGAAGTCCACATGGGGATTGACCAATTTCTTCGTATTGAAGAAGGTAAAGGGTTATGCCAAATGGGTGATGCTGAGGATAACTTAACATTCGAAAAAGAAGTCACTGATGACGATGTTATTCTAGTACCAGCCGATTCTTGGCATAATGTAACAAATATTGGTGACACACCACTCAAAATTTATTCTATCTATGCCGGACCTGATCACCTTCCTGGAACCATTCATAAAACGCATGAAGATGCTCATAATGACCCTAATGAACACTAA
- a CDS encoding Gfo/Idh/MocA family oxidoreductase, translated as MLTIAYIGNGKSANRYHIPFVKEIKDIKIKSIYAPSLNQGLWEPLEGVYYTNKIEEILEDPDIQLVVLSVPPSAHYSLAKQCLEAGKNTLVEKPFTETAEEARDLFALAKKKGLFLQAYQNRRFDSDFLTVQKVIESGVLGDVLELEMHFDYFRPEIPETTKTFTINTSYLYGHACHTIDQVISYFGMPEHIHYDVRQLLGIGRMNDYFDLDFYYGATKVSIKSSYFRIKERPSFVVYGKKGMFVKQSKDRQEEDLKHFYMPSNPDFGQDNPEHYGVLTYIDDKGIYHEEKVVSEIGSYARMYQAVYDTIVMGKEKIVKDEETIRQIEIIEEGIRQMTGATK; from the coding sequence ATGTTAACAATTGCTTATATTGGCAATGGTAAAAGTGCAAACCGTTACCATATCCCTTTTGTAAAAGAAATTAAAGACATCAAAATAAAGTCCATCTACGCTCCAAGCCTTAATCAGGGCCTATGGGAACCTTTAGAAGGGGTTTATTATACCAATAAAATCGAAGAGATTCTAGAGGACCCCGATATACAACTAGTAGTTTTATCTGTTCCTCCATCCGCTCATTATAGTCTTGCTAAGCAATGTTTAGAAGCAGGTAAAAACACGCTTGTTGAAAAGCCATTCACAGAAACAGCTGAAGAAGCACGTGACCTTTTTGCCTTAGCAAAGAAAAAAGGGCTGTTTCTTCAAGCTTATCAAAATCGTCGCTTTGATTCAGACTTTTTAACTGTTCAAAAAGTTATTGAGAGTGGTGTTTTAGGAGATGTTCTTGAACTAGAAATGCATTTCGACTATTTCCGTCCAGAAATCCCTGAAACTACAAAGACATTCACTATTAATACAAGTTATCTCTATGGACATGCATGCCATACCATTGACCAAGTAATTTCATATTTCGGCATGCCAGAACATATTCATTATGATGTGCGTCAGCTATTAGGTATAGGTCGCATGAATGATTATTTCGACCTTGATTTTTACTACGGCGCAACTAAAGTTTCTATTAAATCAAGTTATTTTAGAATTAAAGAACGTCCTAGTTTTGTGGTTTATGGCAAAAAAGGCATGTTTGTTAAACAAAGTAAAGACCGTCAAGAAGAAGACCTTAAACACTTTTACATGCCTTCTAATCCTGATTTTGGACAAGACAACCCTGAACACTATGGTGTGCTGACCTATATTGACGATAAAGGTATCTATCATGAGGAGAAGGTCGTTTCAGAAATCGGTAGCTATGCTCGTATGTATCAAGCTGTTTACGACACTATTGTTATGGGCAAAGAAAAGATTGTTAAGGACGAAGAAACTATTCGACAAATAGAAATCATTGAAGAGGGCATTCGTCAAATGACAGGAGCCACTAAATAA
- a CDS encoding LexA family transcriptional regulator has translation MFSGKQLKKIRQEKKMSQEKLGNHLEVNKMTISNWEKGKNSPNQKHLSALVKLFSVSEDYFDSEHQILMPYKQLTIGNKEKVIHYSKKLLASQEKIVSLPKENKKLYAYRVYESLSAGTGFSYFGDGNYDEVFYDEQLDYDFASWVFGDSMEPTYLNGEVVLIRQENFDYDGAIYAVEWDGQTYIKKVYREEDGLRLVSLNKKYSDKFAPFDEDPRIIGKIIANFMPLEV, from the coding sequence ATGTTTTCAGGTAAACAATTAAAAAAAATACGACAAGAGAAAAAAATGAGTCAAGAAAAACTAGGTAATCACCTAGAAGTTAACAAAATGACCATTTCGAATTGGGAAAAAGGAAAAAACAGTCCAAACCAAAAACACCTTAGTGCTTTGGTAAAACTATTTTCTGTCTCAGAAGATTACTTTGATTCGGAGCATCAGATTTTAATGCCATATAAACAATTAACGATAGGAAATAAGGAAAAAGTGATTCATTATTCTAAAAAGTTGTTAGCAAGTCAAGAAAAGATTGTCAGTCTACCTAAAGAGAACAAGAAACTTTATGCTTACCGCGTCTATGAAAGTTTATCAGCTGGTACTGGATTTTCTTACTTTGGAGATGGAAATTATGATGAGGTTTTTTATGATGAGCAATTAGACTACGATTTTGCCTCGTGGGTATTTGGAGATTCGATGGAGCCAACTTATCTTAATGGTGAGGTTGTCTTAATCAGGCAAGAAAACTTTGACTATGATGGGGCTATCTATGCAGTTGAATGGGATGGTCAAACTTATATCAAAAAAGTTTATCGCGAGGAAGACGGCTTACGCCTGGTATCCTTAAATAAAAAATACTCTGATAAATTTGCTCCTTTTGATGAAGACCCTAGAATCATTGGAAAAATCATTGCTAACTTTATGCCTCTAGAGGTTTAA
- a CDS encoding DUF5960 family protein has translation MSRAWIESFDHFRYSALETPLTFLTDDILLTMCKSQKNYFKLNKENALDNKEHYFLFAPCPSPDNPNVMVYQYQKSSNEYKNEENC, from the coding sequence GTGTCTCGAGCGTGGATTGAATCCTTTGACCACTTCCGCTACTCTGCTTTAGAAACACCGCTAACGTTTTTAACAGATGATATTTTATTAACAATGTGTAAATCTCAAAAAAACTATTTTAAACTAAACAAAGAAAATGCCTTAGATAATAAAGAGCACTATTTCTTGTTTGCTCCTTGTCCAAGCCCTGATAATCCTAATGTAATGGTTTATCAATACCAAAAGTCTAGCAATGAGTATAAAAATGAAGAAAACTGCTAA
- the ffh gene encoding signal recognition particle protein encodes MAFESLTQRLQGVFKTIRGKKKLSEQDVQEVTKEIRLALLEADVALPVVKTFIKRVRERAVGHEIIDTLDPTQQIVKIVNEELTGILGSETAEIEKSPKIPTIIMMVGLQGAGKTTFAGKLANKLIKEEDARPLMIAADIYRPAAIDQLKTLGQQINVPVFDMGTDHSAIEIVTKGLELARDNRNDYVLIDTAGRLQIDEALMGELRDVKALANPNEILLVVDSMIGQEAANVADEFNKQLNITGVVLTKIDGDSRGGAALSIREITGKPIKFTGTGEKITDIETFHPDRMSSRILGMGDLLTLIEKASQEYDQQKSMELAEKMRENTFDFNDFIDQLDQVQNMGPMEDLLKMIPGMAGNPALANIKVDDKQIARKRAIVSSMTKAERENPDLLTPSRRRRIAAGSGNSFVEVNKFIKDFNQAKAMMQGMMSGDMNKAMKQMGINPNNLPKNMPNMNGGMPDMSALEGMMGQGGMPDLSSLGGDMDMSQLFGGGLKGKVGEFAMKHAMKRQVNKIKKAKKKRK; translated from the coding sequence ATGGCTTTTGAAAGCTTAACCCAACGTTTACAAGGCGTTTTTAAAACTATTCGCGGGAAGAAAAAATTATCTGAACAAGACGTTCAAGAAGTCACAAAAGAAATTCGACTTGCCTTACTAGAAGCAGACGTCGCCTTACCAGTTGTTAAAACCTTTATTAAACGAGTCCGAGAACGAGCAGTAGGACATGAAATCATTGACACGCTTGATCCAACACAACAAATTGTTAAGATTGTTAATGAAGAATTAACTGGGATTCTGGGATCTGAAACAGCTGAAATTGAGAAATCACCAAAAATCCCAACCATTATCATGATGGTTGGTTTGCAAGGTGCTGGTAAAACAACTTTTGCTGGTAAATTAGCCAATAAATTAATCAAAGAAGAAGATGCACGTCCTTTGATGATTGCTGCAGATATCTACCGTCCAGCAGCCATTGATCAATTAAAAACACTGGGGCAACAAATCAATGTCCCTGTCTTTGATATGGGAACAGACCACTCTGCTATTGAAATTGTTACAAAAGGTTTAGAACTTGCGCGTGATAACCGTAATGACTATGTTTTAATTGATACAGCAGGCCGTTTACAAATTGATGAAGCTCTCATGGGGGAACTTCGTGACGTTAAGGCTCTAGCTAATCCAAATGAAATCCTCCTTGTGGTTGATAGCATGATTGGTCAAGAAGCTGCCAATGTTGCTGATGAATTCAACAAACAATTAAACATCACTGGGGTTGTTCTTACTAAAATTGACGGTGATAGCCGTGGTGGTGCAGCTCTTTCTATCCGTGAAATTACTGGAAAACCTATTAAATTTACAGGTACCGGTGAAAAAATCACTGATATCGAAACTTTCCACCCAGACCGTATGTCTAGTCGTATTTTGGGAATGGGTGACCTTTTAACACTGATTGAAAAAGCTAGCCAAGAGTACGACCAACAAAAATCAATGGAACTCGCAGAAAAAATGCGTGAAAACACCTTTGATTTCAATGATTTTATTGACCAATTGGACCAAGTGCAAAATATGGGACCAATGGAAGATCTCTTAAAAATGATTCCTGGTATGGCTGGAAATCCAGCACTTGCAAATATTAAGGTTGATGATAAACAAATTGCTCGTAAGCGTGCCATTGTTTCATCAATGACAAAAGCTGAACGTGAAAATCCTGACTTATTAACCCCTAGCCGTAGACGACGTATTGCTGCTGGATCTGGAAATAGCTTTGTAGAGGTTAATAAATTCATCAAGGACTTTAACCAAGCTAAAGCAATGATGCAAGGCATGATGTCTGGAGATATGAATAAAGCAATGAAGCAAATGGGAATCAACCCAAACAACCTTCCTAAAAACATGCCAAATATGAATGGTGGCATGCCTGATATGTCTGCTCTTGAAGGAATGATGGGACAAGGCGGTATGCCTGATTTATCTTCCCTAGGTGGTGATATGGACATGAGTCAACTGTTTGGCGGTGGCCTCAAAGGTAAAGTTGGAGAATTTGCCATGAAACATGCCATGAAACGACAAGTCAATAAAATTAAAAAAGCTAAGAAAAAGCGTAAATAA
- a CDS encoding putative DNA-binding protein, with amino-acid sequence MEIEKTNRMNALFEFYAALLTDKQMNYIELYYADDYSLAEIAEEYGVSRQAVYDNIKRTEKILETYEMKLHMYSDYIVRSEIFDALAKRYSDDAFIQEQISTLTQIDNRD; translated from the coding sequence ATGGAAATTGAAAAAACAAACCGGATGAACGCGCTATTTGAGTTCTACGCAGCTCTCTTAACCGATAAACAAATGAACTACATCGAACTCTATTATGCTGATGATTACAGCTTAGCCGAAATTGCTGAAGAATACGGCGTTAGCCGACAAGCTGTCTACGATAATATTAAACGAACTGAAAAGATTTTAGAAACCTATGAGATGAAACTTCATATGTATTCCGATTATATCGTACGCAGTGAAATTTTTGACGCACTGGCAAAAAGGTATTCTGACGATGCCTTTATACAAGAGCAGATTTCCACCCTAACCCAAATTGATAACAGAGATTAA
- a CDS encoding GntR family transcriptional regulator, protein MLPAYIKIHDAIKKDIDNGVWPIGDRLPSERDLSEHFQVSRMTLRQAVTLLVEEGILERRIGSGTYVASHRVQEKMRGTTSFTEIVHSQGKTPSSKLLSYQKQLASDTEIKELNLQKTDYVIRMERVRYADKLPLVYEVASIPEKYITNVKRQDITEHFFKTMVANGYEIGKSRQTIYAKTASERVANYLAVSRGHAILALTQVSYFTNGNPFEYVRSQYVGDRFEFYLENN, encoded by the coding sequence ATGTTACCAGCCTATATAAAAATTCATGATGCAATCAAAAAAGATATTGACAATGGTGTGTGGCCCATCGGTGACAGACTGCCCAGTGAAAGAGACCTCTCCGAACACTTTCAAGTTAGCCGGATGACGCTACGCCAAGCTGTTACCTTATTAGTAGAAGAAGGGATTTTAGAAAGAAGAATAGGGAGTGGAACCTATGTGGCTAGTCACCGTGTTCAAGAAAAAATGCGTGGAACGACAAGTTTTACAGAAATTGTTCATTCCCAAGGAAAAACCCCCTCGTCAAAATTATTATCCTATCAAAAACAATTGGCATCAGACACTGAAATCAAAGAACTCAACCTTCAAAAAACAGACTATGTCATTCGTATGGAACGTGTTCGTTATGCCGATAAACTCCCTTTGGTCTACGAAGTAGCCTCAATCCCCGAAAAATACATTACAAATGTCAAAAGACAAGATATCACCGAGCATTTCTTTAAAACCATGGTTGCTAATGGATATGAAATCGGCAAAAGCCGCCAAACCATATATGCCAAAACAGCAAGTGAACGCGTTGCAAATTATTTAGCGGTCTCGCGTGGACATGCTATTTTAGCTTTAACACAAGTTTCTTACTTTACGAATGGAAATCCCTTTGAATATGTACGCAGTCAGTATGTCGGAGACCGATTTGAATTTTATCTTGAGAATAATTAA
- a CDS encoding IS30 family transposase, producing MHEHYTPKGKHLTIAERYFIEKWKSEGKSNRAIANLLGKAPQTIHNEVKRGLVRQQIRKGKFEMIYQADYAQASYENKRRNSIRSIGLDKDTKERILHYMRQNFSPEMMVKSKGIAVPVSTIYYWIHNGHLGIHSDHILYPRKRKGKSKKASPRFKPAGQSIEKRPDAINRRLENGHYEIDTVILTRAKNECLLTLTDRRSRHQIIRLIPDKSAQSVNHALESIVKTHPIHSITADNGTEFNRLSLVFPKEDIYYAHPYASWERGTNENHNRLIRRWLPKGTKKTTQREVAFIENWINNYPKKILDYKSPKEFLTAG from the coding sequence ATGCATGAACATTATACACCAAAAGGAAAACATTTGACAATAGCTGAGCGTTACTTCATCGAGAAATGGAAGTCAGAAGGAAAGTCCAATAGAGCTATCGCTAACTTGCTAGGTAAAGCGCCTCAAACCATTCATAATGAGGTTAAACGAGGACTTGTCAGACAACAAATTCGTAAAGGTAAATTTGAAATGATTTATCAAGCTGACTACGCTCAAGCTAGCTATGAGAATAAACGACGAAATTCTATTCGTTCTATTGGCTTGGATAAAGATACGAAAGAGAGGATTCTGCACTATATGAGGCAGAACTTTTCACCTGAAATGATGGTGAAGTCGAAAGGTATAGCTGTTCCTGTTTCAACCATCTATTATTGGATTCATAACGGACACCTTGGCATCCATTCTGATCACATCTTGTATCCAAGGAAAAGAAAGGGAAAATCAAAGAAGGCTAGCCCTCGTTTCAAACCTGCTGGTCAATCCATTGAGAAAAGACCTGATGCGATTAATCGTAGACTTGAAAATGGGCATTATGAAATTGATACGGTTATTCTAACAAGGGCTAAGAATGAATGTCTACTAACTCTAACAGACCGCCGTAGTCGTCACCAGATTATCAGACTCATTCCGGATAAGTCTGCTCAGTCGGTCAATCATGCCTTAGAAAGTATAGTAAAGACTCACCCTATTCACTCTATTACAGCTGATAACGGAACTGAATTCAACAGACTTTCTCTTGTCTTTCCAAAAGAAGATATCTACTACGCACATCCCTACGCTTCCTGGGAAAGGGGAACGAATGAGAACCATAACAGACTGATCAGAAGATGGTTACCTAAAGGAACAAAGAAAACGACCCAAAGAGAGGTCGCATTCATTGAAAATTGGATAAACAACTATCCTAAGAAAATATTAGACTACAAATCTCCTAAAGAGTTTTTAACCGCTGGCTAA